One window of the Hyphomicrobiaceae bacterium genome contains the following:
- a CDS encoding ABC transporter ATP-binding protein → MLRVSNLTAGYGALRVLHGVDLDVAEGEAVAVLGANGAGKSTLLRCLSGLLPFSGEAVFLERSIGGVAPHVIARRGLIQVPEARHIFPDLTVHENLLVGGTAMPQQSDRMRVLDEVLALFPILAERRRQQAGTMSGGQQQMLAIGRALMGKPKLLVLDEPSLGLAPIVVRELYQAVRRLIDSGLTVLLVEQDVTLALQVVARAYVLEGGRVALTGSASELRESTHVREHYLGC, encoded by the coding sequence GTGCTTCGCGTATCGAACTTGACGGCGGGTTATGGCGCGCTGCGCGTCCTGCACGGCGTCGATCTCGATGTTGCTGAGGGCGAAGCGGTCGCTGTGCTCGGTGCCAATGGCGCCGGCAAGTCTACCTTGCTGCGCTGCCTGTCGGGCTTGCTCCCTTTCTCGGGCGAGGCCGTCTTCCTAGAGCGATCCATCGGCGGCGTTGCCCCGCATGTGATCGCGCGGCGCGGCTTGATCCAGGTGCCGGAAGCCCGCCACATCTTCCCGGACCTGACGGTGCACGAGAATCTGCTGGTAGGCGGCACGGCCATGCCGCAACAGAGCGACCGCATGCGCGTGCTCGATGAGGTGCTCGCGCTGTTCCCGATCCTGGCCGAGCGGCGCCGGCAGCAGGCTGGCACCATGTCAGGCGGGCAGCAACAGATGCTGGCGATTGGAAGGGCCCTCATGGGAAAGCCAAAGCTGCTGGTTCTGGATGAACCATCGCTGGGTCTGGCGCCGATCGTCGTGAGGGAGCTTTACCAAGCCGTCCGCCGCCTCATCGACAGTGGCTTGACGGTTTTGCTGGTCGAGCAAGACGTTACGCTCGCGCTGCAAGTCGTCGCTCGCGCGTATGTGCTTGAAGGCGGCCGCGTCGCGCTAACGGGGTCAGCGAGCGAGCTGCGCGAGAGCACCCACGTCCGCGAGCACTATCTTGGATGTTGA